GAAATTGAATTTgcgtaaaaaatattttaaaaatcccCACAGAAATCTGTCAGGTTAATCTACAGATGGGTTTTTTTGTTGTCGCATTGGATGGGTCTCAATCCACCGTATCCGCCGATGTCGCACCTCCGCATCTGCGGTGAccgagctagagcggtgtttgtcagaacTCGAGACGTGGTGAAAAATTGGTTTTCTCACAAAATCGTGTGTAGCGTCCGAATGGGTTACAAACTATTTTGACCCCtcgatggaaagatgagactctaaCGAACGCGGTGGTGTTCTCCGCTTTGCTCTTTGAACCCCACAAGCGTCTTGGGACTGGTCTGGAGTCGGGTACAGCTTCTTCTGTCTGTTTTTCATCAAACATATAGCAGATCTGGTGTCAGAGGTAAGGGGAAACTTCTACCTACTCTGTATTGTTGGGGAAGGTTTCCCAGACGTCGTTTAAGCCTAGTCCAGGACTTAAAAAGCActtggagattctccattgaacTTGCTTGTCGTCCAGGTTTATATTTTATGGTCAATCAGTAGACTTCAAAGCTAcgttatttttaaaatgtttaacaaaCTTCAAAGCCACGTTATGAACACCTgctattaggaaggtgttttaatgttttgtacactctgtgtatattATTTCATTCAAAACTCCATCTCCCCTGTTCTTTCCATTTGTATCATTATGCAGTAGCTTCGACCTTGTGTTTTTCATAAGTAATTCCTCAAGATAATGAGAGAAATATATTTTGAGTGTGAAATCTTACCAGTGATTCTTTTTTTCTTGTTGTCAGGTACCTTTTGTTCTACCATAAACAGTTTCTGGAGTATGAATAGCCAAGCTTCCTTCAGCACTGATGTCAACAGCCACCAAGAGTTGCGCAACAACAAAATGGCAACATAACACAAGCCTGCCTGAAACTCTACATCGGTGAAGATTTGAAGCTGTGGGAATGGAGGAACCCCGCATCCTTTCTAACTAAAAGGACACTCCACAACCAATCTGCATGGAAGCTACTACGTAGGATCTACTTGATAGGgcagaaaggaggaagaggagggggaagattGCAGAACGGCGAGAGAAACCAGGAGCCTTTGTTGGAAGATGAGGtgcttcactctctcgctctcctctcctatcGTTTCGGGCAGATGAAGGAACAGTCCGGCAGTGGCCACATCTCATAAAAACAGTCAACTACACGTTGTATTATTTTCTGAAAACCATaattccaccccccccccacaccacacacacacacacacacacacacacacacacacacacacacacacacacacacacacacacacacacacacacacacacacacacacacacacacacacactcaagtgaCCAAACATTTCTGAGGGAAGACATTTGGTTGTCTAAGTTCATTTATATGCATTGTTATAGCTCTGAATGCAAAACAAGCTGACAGATTATATTAAGAACATTGCAAACACAAGAAGAGATGATTATAATCGTTGTTTGAACTTTTTGGTTTTGAAAATACTGTATGATGAATCTAgcgcacattttttttttttttttttttttactgaataaAAGAtgggaggtagagaaagggaggtTGTTGTTCTGTGAAAAGTCCccccctctttcttttcttttttctttgaGGGCAGGGAAAATGTAGAAGTATATTTTTATAAGTCATTTGAATCCTTGTTCACGGTTTCCAATGTCCCCCCCTCCCTCGAACCCATGTCCTTGTTATGTTGTGCAGTCAatcatgtatttttattttttatgtatgCTTCTTCTCATGAGACTGCTGTTGTGGAGCCTTTTTCACATTTGatggttggtttgtttgtttcttGTGACGGGATAATTATTTTGTTGCTGACTTGGTTGTGAAGGTGTTTCAGGTGATGCGTTGTTGTGAATAAGAAAAAGACGAGCACTATTCTGACACGGTGTGTATCCTGCCGTGGCGCGATCCAACAGTGTTAAACTTTGGTCACATGTTGCtcttaattgtgtgtgtgtgggtgtacgcACATGTGTTGTGCGCATGTTTGTGTACTGAATCAGTACTTTTTTTTTCACATGTTAATTATGTATGTtaaagtatgtatgtatgttaaaAAAGAAAACCAAGGTATAAACTGAGTTCCTTTATCCATGTTGCAGGAAAAGGTCAAGGGTTATTATGCTAGTCAAAAATACATCCCCCACACTTTATCTGCTGCAAGAACTGGACACTGATGGTGAGACACACAATAAAAAATCTATATCTATACTCTCGTGTGCGTCAGGGTTTTATTAACTTCTACAAGACTTACTGGAGGTCTTTGCTGAATCATGACACAAGGAGGCCACCCACATGTGAATGTCTCCCGAGAGATGCAGCGGGTGTCATTTGGGGTGAGTACATACAGGCATAAATCATGTTCTCTGTTACTCCCTCAATACCGTTTGTGTATCCTTTACCACCTATTTAATTTCTGCTCTCCAGACTTCTCACATCACAGTTGTTTCTGGTCTGCATGGTGTAGGCCAGGTGAAGTTCACCATAGATGTGGCTGATCTTGTGACAGTTTAGAGTTATTGTTTTTTTCCTCCTAATGATTCAGGTTAGGATTGTGGAGggcaagctgatcctagatctgtacctaggggaaactacCCTGGAGTGGGCGTGTCATCTGTCTAGGGTTGTTTTATTGCGATTATAATACTAGAATGGCCATGAACCTCATGATGGTCCAAAGGTCAGCCATGATGGTCATGGTCAACCTtggtttgccagtgctgtgataagatatTGTGTAAAACAATGAATGTGAAGAATTGATCCGCTCTGTGTATCAAGGCACAAGGTGAGACCAACATGCTAACACAgtaggcagatggttggagtcttacaatgttaattaatccaaaggggtaggtaAGAGAATGGTTGTGAACaagcaaaaaggtcaaaaccagatcagactccaggaggtacagagtggcagacagcctcgtggtcaaggcaggcagaatggtcagacaggcgggtacaaagtccagaaacaggcaagagtcaaaaccaggaggactagaaaaaggagaatgcaaaaagcaggagaacgggaaaaacgctggttgacttggaaacatacaaggcGAACTGGcacaaagagacaggaaacactgggataaatacactggggaaaataagcgacacctggagggggtggagacaatcacaaggacaggtgaaacatgACAGCATGACAGGATGGgtgtttgctagctagctggcCAACCTTTTTTGAGGAATGACACCATAAATGTGTCTAATTAACTGCCAACAAGCAAACATTCCATTCAAACAAGGCAGACAATACACAGCTATACACTGGCTCAAATCAGTTGATGAGACCTAAATGCAACAAGTACTGATATTGTATCATAGAGTAGCACACCGTTTTTCAAGAAAACTAAGACGTATGGTCTGTTTACATGTATTTTAGAAGGTATTTGTACAGAAAATTGGTATAAAACCAGTATCAAATGTTTTTAGAATTACAACACTATTTTAGGTTGACTATAATTACATTACACAATTTCTAATACATCATCTGCCTTTTATTTTCCGGCATCAGTAAAAACAGGACATGCATCACCTATGCCtctgccattcattccaattagactggttttgtatttctccctgaccaagatTGCTGCCATTTTCACCCCATTATGGAactttgagggtttatgacatagcCCCTCTAGTCATTTAATAGGATTTCTATCATTGCCGTAGTGTCCAGTCGGTTTCAGTTCTGCTCCTGTCAGAAGCTAGGCTGAGAGGGGGAGCAGATTATTTTTTCTGATGATCCACAAGTGAGTCGTCTGGTAGGAGTGTGGAGGTCCTGCGAGACAGCCTGCTggtagagggtgagagggggtctCTGCTGCTTCTCACCTCTGCCAGGCACTCTGAGGTCAGGGaagcagtggacacacacacaggtctctaTTGGGCTGGACGAACGGCCCGCTGTAACACTGTTCAGCTTGGGCAGGGATGGATCCATCAGGTTGTCTAAAGATGGTACGAATGCATgcacacagagaagagagataaaTGAGCTAAAAGAAGCCATGCTGAGTTATTCGATTGTGATCTAGGATCATTTTTGCCTTTTGGATCTTAATGAATAGGAATACATGGACGAGGGGACCTGATCCccaatcagcactcctactctgagtgGCTTTATGAAGACATGCCCTGAGCTATGTTTTAGACTAGAGTTGTGCCCAAACTGACCTTTGGAGGACTTGCTGTGCTGGTTAGGCTCTTGGGCCCCCTGGCTTCCACGGACCTGGGTGGGACTGCTCTGTGTGGCCCCTGGTCGGGGACCTCTGGCCCTGGCCCTCCTCAGCAGCACAAGCAGGGCCAAAGACAGGGTCAACAGCAGCAGAGCCAGACACAAGCCCAGCAGAGAGTACACCAGGATGACTGAGTTAGACACACCACTGAGTAGGGAGCCCCCCTTGGTGGTAGGGTTCTGGAAGACTGTCCCATCCACAGGCCTCAGGGTTGCACTCAAATCAGGCTGTTGGGCTTAAGGTGAATTAAATTACTTAAATTACTTAATTTAAATCCTTATTTACCTTCCAATAACATCAATGTAATGCAAAGTGAGTCTAAACAAATGTATGCACCATTTCCAAATGTCAAAGCTCTACTTCTAGGAGTTTCTCAATTCAAAAGATCAAAACCAAAAGCATTTAATCCCAAGGTTATCCTATTTAAATGTGACTGAATTACAAAAAGacgccaaatggcaccctattccctaaatagtgtacTTCTTTTGGCCAGTGCCTCATTGAAGGGTGCCGTTCGGGACGTAAACAACACATTTCAGCCTTTGGCGTTGGGATgtatggcagcagttttacgggctcctgaccAATTATGCTATTTTgagttgtttttttatttatttttatgtaatgaaacaggcagggagcaggtctcgaaccatcgaccttcgagcccgaggtccagcgcgctatcgactgtgtcACAAAAGCGTGCTCGTGCGACAGActcgatttccgcgcttataaacccagggtcgttacaataatatttttttatattcacCCCTACTTGTTTTGATTGGGCCCCATCGCACATTTTTTAAACGAGTGTAGGGGACTCGTCTAGATAAATGAATCAATGTCAGATCTTTGTTTTCGCTGAATTACCGTTTGGATATTTAGTAACGATTAGGCTAGGGGAAATGTTAGCTAAATTGAGGCGAGTGCTTAATCATCATCTTCGTTCTAGTTTTCTCATATATTAGCTGATCAGAACAGTTTGCTAGCATCTTATACAAATGGATTTTGCTCTTCACTCGCCTGTCATACTCCCGACCAAAAGCCTGTGATTTGTCTGATAATCAATGTGAATTTTTCCCCCACTGAATCTGTCTGTACACAGTAGTTGGTTAGTTGATCTCCGTCTGGAAAACTGGAAGTTGTAGCTCATTTATTTGTttgctcatctatcactgatcagaaacatggAGCATGAAATAATGTAGCGGAAATCAAGTGTATTAATTATCTAATGACCAACGTAGAATGCGTATATAGCCTTAAATAGATTCCATGATGTTTTCCTATCGTCCCAATCCCACTGAAACCCAGAATTCAGACTCCTGTCTCACATGGAAACTCCTAACTGTATTCTGTAATCCATAGGTGGCATTATCAAAGCACGTCTCGCCTATGCATGTCAACATATTGCTATAACATTGTTTATAAAAATTTCCTCCGCTTCTCTGCGCTGTCCCATATGAGAGCTTTGGTAgataatattacatttacatttttacatttaagtcatttagcagacgctcttatccagagcgacttacataatATGTGATCATTAAATGGTTTAAGAGTAGATATGGATTTTTTTTAACAGAGTTGATCCCCATTATACCTTGATATTTAAGCATTTCCATCTCCCCGTTATTCAAGCTGATCTGCTACCTGTATAATCATCAATTCGATTTGACCAAATAGGACATTGTGATAGGTGAGTCTCGGTGAGcggtgtaggagtcaggcgcaggagagcagggatttctgagaagcgtgtttaattaatatatatatatatatatacacacacacacacacacacacacacacacacacacacacacacagtccaccaATACAAAATTGGCACAGATGAAAATCCAAAACAACGTTCTCGAAGGAACAGAAACTAGTGCCAATACACGAAGGAACAACCACAGTTCCGACACTACATACAAGTGCCTAAATAGTGAAGACAATACAGAAACTCGTGCCAAACGCACACGGAGGAACAAACTCAGTCCCGAAATTTAACTACACGTACGTAATAGCGAAAACAATAAACATCATAGATCATCGAACGCAAATACACACAAGCTTAATCCTGCACGAATTAAGGTCGGTAACAGGtgccatatatacacacagaaataaacgcaattgaaaccaggtgtgaaaaggaacacagacaaaacaaccagaaaaggaaaaagggatcgatGGGGGCTAGTAAACCGGcgacgccgagcgccgcccgaacagggagaggagttaccttcggtagaagtcgtgacagacATAATATGTCATTCGTTGGAGGTTCTCTCGCAAGCTTAGCAACTTTGGTCGTTTTTCTTTTGTTTGACTGCGGTTACAAAGTTTGTATGATTTGACAACGCGTTGGCCAACTCGGGGACCGCTCTGTGTTAAGGTAGTTTACAGCTGAAATGCGCTGAATTAATTGTGGAACATGATAAACCTCAAAACCGGCTTGCTTAGCAATTCACAACAATGTCATTGTCGATCAAAGTTACTCTATAATTGTTTTTATATCAGTTTTACTTACTGTAAAATATTTACAAAGTGGCACAGCAACAATCTTTTTGGGGGAGAAACCCGAGTAAAGATATCTTGGTTTTAAAAAATTTGCACTTATGGTTTTTTAGGTATTTCCCGGGACAAATATAAATTATTGAAACTTGGTTGATTTTCGAGAAACTTTAAGGGGCAATTTGAGATTGAAGTTCGAAGAAATGTTAAAATgataaaatgtattcaaaatgaaGGTGTCTGAAGTTGAACACTTGTTCTTTTTCCATATTCCCTTGTATAGAAATAATAATTTTTGTAAATTATCCCAAGTATATTGAGGTAACTATTTGCATCAGCTTTTTAAGTATAGCTGTGAGTATATATTTGAGTAGTAGGAAcccaatttaaatacattttactaACCTGAGTACCATAAGTAACTGAGCTAAAAAACATTTGTAGAATATCAATTATGACACTGAGTAAATTCAGAAAATTAAACTTACAATATTAGTTCTGTAGCTGATTACATTAAGTATATCAAACTTATAACGTTAGTTCTCGGACTTGAAGGACTTAAGCAggtaaaataagaaaaaaaataagttgaattaaatacatttttgagATCCAGTTAGTTGTTTGCACTTAATATATTTGAGTTTGTTATACACTAAAAGCAACGTAAATTACACTTAAAACATCCTCCTTGTTGGATTTTAAAAAGCTGATGCAAATAGTTACCAAAAATGTTCAAGTAAAAGGGGCACAATATTTTTTACAGtgtgggattctctgcctctaaccctattacgggggctgagtcactggcttactggtcctcttccatgccgtccctaggaggggtgcgtcacttgagtgggttgagtcactgacgtgatcttcctgtccgggttggtgcCCCGATCGGGTCCGTGCCGTGGgagagatcttcgtgggctatactcagccttgtcccagggtagtaagttggtggctgaagatatccctctagtagtgtggaggttgtgctttggcaaagtgggtggggttatatcctgctgggttggccctgtccaggggtatcgtcGCATGGGGAAACAGTGTCTCCCGaatcctcctgtctcagcctccagtatttatgctgcaatagtttatgtgtcgggggggctagtgtcagtctgttatatctggagcatttctcctgtcttatctgg
This genomic window from Oncorhynchus gorbuscha isolate QuinsamMale2020 ecotype Even-year linkage group LG07, OgorEven_v1.0, whole genome shotgun sequence contains:
- the LOC124039257 gene encoding tumor necrosis factor receptor superfamily member 13B-like, with amino-acid sequence MGFGCPEGHFWDGLVRKCLTCQMVCQQPHHHLRCIEYCVSLGCKAVPGQYYDRLLKKCLTCAVVCGNHPSECSHQCQTQQPDLSATLRPVDGTVFQNPTTKGGSLLSGVSNSVILVYSLLGLCLALLLLTLSLALLVLLRRARARGPRPGATQSSPTQVRGSQGAQEPNQHSKSSKDNLMDPSLPKLNSVTAGRSSSPIETCVCVHCFPDLRVPGRGEKQQRPPLTLYQQAVSQDLHTPTRRLTCGSSEKIICSPSQPSF